The Pseudomonas bijieensis DNA window ATTGAGCAGATGCAGCACGTGGTGTTCAACGCCTACACCAACGCGACGCTGACGGTGTTGTTCCTGTTCGTGGTCTTCAGCATCCTGTTCTACGCGCTCAAGGTCGGCATCGCCGCCTGGGGCACCAAGGAACGCACGGACAAAGAAGCGCCATTCCAGGCACTGCCGGACGCTTGAGAGGATTGCAACGATGTTCAATGACTTGAGTCGCCTGGGTAAATACCTCGGTCAGGCCGCCCGCCTGATGGTCGGCATGCCCGACTACGACAACTACGTCGAGCACATGCAGACCAAACACCCGGACAAGCCGTTGATGGACTACGAGGCGTTCTTTCGCGAACGCCAGGAGGCCCGTTACGGCGGCAAGGGTGGGCCCAAGTGCTGTTGAAGCACCGCTTGGGTTGAGGTAATCCCCTGTGGGAGCGGGCTTGCTCGCGAAGGCGTAGTGTCAGTTAGCAGATCATGCGGCTGACCCACCGCGATCGCGAGCAGGCTCGCTCCCACATTGGCTTGTGGTCTTCTTTTAATTTCGAAACAGGAGAACCATGTTGTCCTCTCCCATCCCGGTCACCATCCTCAGCGGCTTCCTCGGCGCAGGCAAGACCACGCTTTTGCGCTATCTGCTCAAGGCCGAGCACGGCCTGAAAATCGCCGTGATCGAGAATGAATTCAGCGATGCCGGCATCGATACCCAGCTATTGGGCGACGAGCCGGTGCAAGTCATGACCCTGGCCAACGGTTGCGTGTGCTGCACCATTCACACCGACCTGACCAAGGCCCTGTACCTGCTGCTCGAACGACTGGACAGCGGCGAAATCGCCTTCGACCGCCTGGTGATCGAATGCACCGGCCTGGCTGATCCGGCGCCAGTGGCGCAGACGTTCTTCATCGACGAGGACTTGCGCGAGCGCTATATCCTCGACGGCATCCTGACCCTGGTGGACGCCGCGCACGCCGAGATCCACCTGACCCAGGCCATCGCCCAGGCCCAGGTCGGGTTTGCCGATCGCCTGCTCCTGAGCAAGACCGATCTGGTGGACGCGGCCCAGGTCCAGGCCCTTGGCGAGCGTCTGGCGCGGATCAACCGGCGCGCGCCGATCAGGGTGGTCGAACACGGCAAGATCGACCTGGCCGAGCTGCTCGACATTCGTGGTTTCAACCTCAATGCCGACCTGGGCGCGGGGTTCAGCCTGCGTCCGGTTGGCAAGGCGACCCCGGGCGATCGCATCAGCAGCCTGGTGCTGCGCACAGACAAGCCGCTGGATATCGACAAGCTCAGTGAGTTCATGAACCAGTTGCTGGAAGAACATGGCAAGCAATTGCTGCGCTACAAAGGCGTGCTGAACATCGCGGGCGAACCCCGTCGGCTGGTGTTCCAGGGCGTGCTCAAATTGTACGGTTTCGATTGGGACACCGAATGGGCGCCAGGCGAAGCCCGGGAAAGCGTGATCGTGTTCATCGCCGACGAACTGCCCGAAGAGAAGATCCGCGCCGGCTTCGAAGCCGCTCTACTTTGACGATCCCGTGCCTGCGGTCAGCAGCAGTTTTTGCTCCAGGTGGTCCAGGTGCTCGTCCATCAGCCGCAGCGCTTCGTTGACGTTACGGCCTTCCACCGCGTCGACGATTGCCAGGTGTTCCTGCCAGGCGCAGTGCCGGCGGGATTTGACCTCGTGCCGCGCCAGGGCCAGCGAGGTCAAT harbors:
- the yjiA gene encoding GTPase, which produces MLSSPIPVTILSGFLGAGKTTLLRYLLKAEHGLKIAVIENEFSDAGIDTQLLGDEPVQVMTLANGCVCCTIHTDLTKALYLLLERLDSGEIAFDRLVIECTGLADPAPVAQTFFIDEDLRERYILDGILTLVDAAHAEIHLTQAIAQAQVGFADRLLLSKTDLVDAAQVQALGERLARINRRAPIRVVEHGKIDLAELLDIRGFNLNADLGAGFSLRPVGKATPGDRISSLVLRTDKPLDIDKLSEFMNQLLEEHGKQLLRYKGVLNIAGEPRRLVFQGVLKLYGFDWDTEWAPGEARESVIVFIADELPEEKIRAGFEAALL
- a CDS encoding YbdD/YjiX family protein, with amino-acid sequence MFNDLSRLGKYLGQAARLMVGMPDYDNYVEHMQTKHPDKPLMDYEAFFRERQEARYGGKGGPKCC